The following proteins are encoded in a genomic region of Mycobacterium sp. 155:
- a CDS encoding GNAT family N-acetyltransferase, translating to MTLFRSGGVHPGWPDPLGPLRVPAGVVKLRPVRLRDAAVWSRIRLADREHLEPWEPVSGSDWTVRHAVSSWPTVCSGLRAEARKGRMLPYVIELDGQFAGQLTIGNVTHGALRSAWIGYWVDSAKTGGGVGTAALALGLDHCFAGVRLHRVEATVRPENAISRAVLARVGFREEGLLKRYLEVDGAWRDHLLVAITVDEMTESAAQALVRAGRASRV from the coding sequence ATGACCTTGTTCCGTTCGGGTGGGGTCCACCCCGGCTGGCCCGACCCTCTTGGACCGCTGCGGGTGCCGGCGGGCGTGGTGAAGTTACGTCCCGTGCGGTTGCGCGACGCGGCGGTGTGGAGCCGGATCAGGCTGGCCGACCGTGAGCACTTGGAACCATGGGAGCCTGTCTCGGGTTCGGATTGGACTGTGCGGCACGCGGTTTCGTCGTGGCCGACAGTATGCTCGGGGCTGCGGGCAGAGGCCAGAAAGGGTCGCATGCTGCCCTACGTGATCGAGCTCGACGGGCAGTTTGCCGGCCAGCTCACCATCGGCAACGTCACGCATGGGGCGCTGCGATCGGCGTGGATCGGGTACTGGGTGGACAGCGCGAAAACCGGGGGTGGCGTCGGCACGGCGGCGCTTGCCCTCGGCCTGGACCACTGTTTCGCCGGGGTGCGGTTACACCGGGTGGAGGCGACCGTACGGCCCGAGAACGCGATCAGTCGGGCGGTGCTGGCGCGGGTCGGTTTCCGCGAAGAGGGGCTGCTGAAGCGCTACCTGGAGGTCGACGGCGCCTGGCGGGACCATTTGCTGGTCGCGATCACGGTCGATGAGATGACCGAATCGGCCGCGCAAGCGCTGGTGCGAGCCGGTCGGGCCAGCAGGGTCTGA
- the glp gene encoding gephyrin-like molybdotransferase Glp — MRSVEEQQARVAAAAVAPRPVRVAIAEAQGLMCAEEVVTERPMPGFDQAAIDGYAVRSVDVLGVGDEGDPDERGGGEISLPVMGSIEAGARTPSRLQPRQAARVQTGAPMPTLADAVLPLRWTDGGQNRVRVLRGVRSGAYVRRTGDDVQPGDVAVRAGTIIGPAQVGLLAAVGRDRVLVHPRPRLSVMCVGGELVDVSRTPGTGQVYDVNSYALAAAGRDAGAEVNRVGIISTDPGELRETVEGQVNRNEIVVIAGAVGGAAAESVRTVLAELGEMEVARIAMHPGSVQGFGQLGRDRVPVFLLPANPVSALVVFEVMVRPLIRLSLGKRQPMRRIVQARTLSPISSVAGRTGYLRGQLMRDQDSGEYLVQALGGTPGASTHLLATLAEANCLVVVPSEAEQIRTGETVDVAFLAQRG, encoded by the coding sequence GTGCGTTCGGTGGAGGAGCAGCAGGCCAGGGTGGCGGCCGCCGCGGTGGCGCCTCGGCCGGTACGGGTGGCCATAGCCGAAGCTCAAGGCCTGATGTGCGCTGAAGAGGTTGTGACCGAACGTCCGATGCCGGGGTTCGACCAGGCCGCAATCGACGGATATGCCGTGCGCAGCGTCGACGTGCTCGGCGTGGGCGACGAGGGCGATCCGGACGAGCGCGGCGGTGGTGAGATCAGTCTGCCCGTGATGGGGTCGATCGAGGCGGGCGCGCGTACGCCGAGCCGATTGCAGCCGCGGCAGGCGGCCAGGGTGCAGACCGGCGCGCCGATGCCGACGCTGGCCGATGCCGTCTTGCCGCTGCGGTGGACCGATGGCGGCCAGAACCGCGTGCGCGTGCTGCGTGGTGTGCGGTCTGGCGCATACGTGCGGCGCACGGGCGACGACGTGCAGCCCGGCGACGTCGCGGTGCGGGCCGGCACCATCATCGGGCCCGCTCAGGTCGGCCTGCTCGCCGCGGTGGGGCGCGACCGCGTACTGGTGCATCCGCGACCGCGGCTTTCGGTGATGTGCGTGGGTGGTGAGCTCGTCGACGTCTCCCGCACCCCGGGCACGGGGCAGGTCTACGACGTCAACTCCTATGCGCTGGCAGCAGCTGGGCGCGACGCCGGCGCCGAGGTCAACCGCGTCGGCATCATCAGCACCGATCCCGGCGAGCTGCGGGAAACCGTTGAGGGGCAGGTCAATCGGAACGAGATCGTGGTGATTGCCGGCGCGGTGGGTGGAGCCGCGGCCGAGAGCGTCCGTACTGTGCTCGCCGAACTGGGTGAGATGGAGGTGGCCCGCATCGCCATGCACCCGGGCTCGGTTCAGGGCTTCGGACAGTTGGGACGCGACCGCGTGCCGGTCTTCCTGTTGCCCGCCAATCCGGTGAGCGCACTGGTGGTATTCGAGGTGATGGTGCGTCCTCTGATCCGGTTGTCGCTGGGTAAACGTCAGCCGATGCGGCGCATCGTGCAGGCCCGGACATTGTCACCGATCAGTTCGGTGGCCGGTCGCACCGGATATCTGCGCGGCCAGTTGATGCGCGACCAGGACAGCGGTGAGTATCTGGTACAGGCCCTCGGTGGGACTCCTGGCGCGTCCACCCACCTGTTGGCCACGCTGGCCGAGGCCAACTGTCTGGTCGTCGTACCCAGTGAAGCCGAACAGATCCGCACCGGCGAGACTGTCGACGTGGCGTTCCTGGCTCAGCGCGGCTGA